Proteins from a genomic interval of Blastocatellia bacterium:
- a CDS encoding J domain-containing protein, with protein sequence MDKPDYYAILGVSREATPQEIDRAYRKLARRYHPELNPGDEEAEEIFRRIAEAYEVLSDPRKRQIYDRYGEYREDLDPEARPAADVLFEGFDFGLGEKSFGDIFEELFGEEAARKKEPQRGADLEVPLAVTFEQALTGTTATVTVRRSETCTMCGGRGETSEPPTTCFRCGGSGRKQISRGRLRLSARCDHCQGTGRSHPLCPRCRGETRTPLTETITVQIPPGVDTGSRIRVPEKGEAGLYGGPPGDLYIVTNVGTHPFFVRKGDNIYCTVPITVAEAILGAKIEVPTIRGKAWLRIPPGTHSGQVFRLHEQGVPSLRGDVCGDQYVEVKIVIPRLVDQRSRELIREFEERNPENPRAELDRIAPIIRQADGES encoded by the coding sequence ATGGATAAACCCGACTATTACGCGATTCTCGGCGTCAGTCGAGAGGCGACACCGCAGGAGATTGATCGCGCCTATCGCAAGCTCGCTCGCCGATACCATCCCGAACTCAATCCCGGCGATGAGGAGGCGGAGGAGATCTTCCGTCGCATCGCTGAGGCCTATGAGGTGCTGAGCGATCCCCGAAAGCGCCAGATTTACGACCGGTACGGCGAGTATCGAGAGGATCTGGACCCCGAGGCGCGGCCTGCCGCTGACGTTCTTTTCGAGGGTTTTGACTTTGGGTTAGGAGAGAAGTCCTTCGGCGATATTTTTGAAGAGTTGTTCGGCGAGGAGGCGGCTCGGAAAAAGGAGCCCCAGCGCGGAGCCGATCTGGAGGTTCCGCTGGCGGTGACATTTGAACAGGCTCTGACCGGGACGACGGCGACGGTGACGGTGCGACGGAGTGAAACCTGTACGATGTGTGGCGGTCGTGGAGAGACGAGCGAGCCTCCGACGACATGTTTTCGCTGTGGCGGATCGGGACGCAAACAGATCAGTCGGGGGCGGCTGCGGTTGAGCGCCCGTTGCGACCACTGTCAAGGAACCGGTCGCAGTCATCCCCTCTGCCCCCGATGTCGCGGCGAGACGCGCACGCCGCTTACCGAGACGATCACCGTTCAGATTCCGCCCGGCGTGGATACCGGTTCGCGCATTCGTGTTCCTGAGAAAGGCGAAGCCGGCCTGTACGGAGGTCCTCCGGGCGATCTCTACATCGTCACCAACGTGGGGACCCACCCGTTTTTCGTGCGCAAAGGCGACAACATCTACTGCACCGTGCCCATCACTGTTGCCGAGGCCATTCTGGGAGCGAAGATCGAGGTCCCGACGATTCGCGGGAAAGCCTGGCTGCGAATCCCTCCGGGAACGCATTCGGGGCAGGTCTTTCGCCTTCACGAACAAGGGGTGCCGAGCTTGCGGGGAGATGTTTGTGGCGACCAGTATGTCGAAGTCAAGATCGTCATCCCTCGGTTGGTGGATCAACGATCGCGCGAGCTGATTCGGGAATTCGAGGAGCGGAATCCGGAGAATCCTCGCGCCGAGCTGGACCGGATCGCGCCGATTATCCGGCAGGCCGACGGCGAGTCGTGA
- a CDS encoding ATP-binding protein, protein MTIAVDKSQYQSVLCPHCQGTGWEYVDERTVKRCRCRTQDRQRIIERLLEASRIPPRYAECGFHNYEPQGAPNSDENNSQRMALLICNRFVKEYPNVDRGLLLIGPCGVGKTHLAVATIRELIRQKLVPCLFYDFRDLLKEIQDSYNPVSQTSELRILLPVYEAEVLVLDELGAAKPTAWVQDTMTQIINNRYNQKKITIFTSNYLDVSASAMEETLTDRVGERLRSRLYEMCRLVEIKGSDYRQRRR, encoded by the coding sequence ATGACGATCGCCGTTGACAAAAGTCAGTATCAATCGGTCCTCTGCCCCCACTGCCAGGGCACGGGCTGGGAGTACGTGGATGAGCGAACGGTGAAACGGTGCCGCTGTCGCACGCAGGATCGGCAGAGGATAATCGAGCGGCTCCTGGAGGCATCGCGGATCCCTCCGCGATATGCCGAATGTGGATTCCACAACTACGAACCTCAGGGGGCTCCAAATTCCGACGAGAACAACTCCCAGCGCATGGCCTTGCTCATCTGCAATCGGTTTGTCAAGGAATATCCCAATGTTGATCGGGGATTGCTACTCATCGGCCCCTGCGGCGTGGGCAAGACGCATCTGGCCGTGGCCACCATCCGCGAGCTGATTCGCCAGAAACTCGTCCCCTGCCTCTTCTACGATTTTCGCGATCTGCTCAAGGAGATTCAGGACAGCTATAATCCGGTGTCGCAAACGAGCGAACTGCGGATTCTCCTGCCGGTGTACGAAGCGGAAGTGCTGGTGCTCGATGAGCTGGGGGCCGCCAAGCCCACCGCCTGGGTACAGGATACGATGACGCAGATCATCAATAACCGCTACAATCAGAAAAAAATCACCATCTTCACCTCCAACTACCTCGATGTCTCCGCCAGCGCCATGGAAGAGACGTTGACCGATCGCGTGGGCGAACGCTTGCGGTCTCGCCTCTACGAGATGTGCCGCCTCGTCGAGATCAAAGGATCGGATTACCGACAGCGCCGACGATAG
- the fusA gene encoding elongation factor G — protein MKTYLGKDIRNIAVVGHGDAGKTSLVSAMLFVAGATPRLGRVDEGTTVTDYDEDEIERKITIHTALAHLEWKGTKINLLDTPGYQAFIHDARSALCVADAALVVVDAVEGVQVQTEKAWSYAEEFDVPRLIVINKLDRERADFAAAVASCSSTFGRGILPFHLPIGQEREFSGLVDVITRRAYRFAADGSGTATEIPVPENLKEDVEKAREAIVEMVAESSDELMEKFFAEGTLSDEELIAGIKTAVREKQLVPVFAASALSVYGIPPLLDALVEFAPAPVDRRIVRGREGVGPDAPVVERLITDDAPYAAFVFKTIADPFAGRITLFKVYSGIIKSDMTAFNVTRGVQERLGPVHVVQGKQLEKVPELHAGDIGAVTKLRDTHTGDTLTDKAHQIVFEPVTFPRPAIAFAIEPKSRADEDKLSAALHKMLEEDLALTFERDPQTKDFLLSGTGQLHIETTVARLKKRYGVDVTLKLPKVPYRETFKNRVEARGRHKKQTGGRGQFGDCTCIFEPLPRGGGFEFVDKIFGGVIPQQFRPAVEKGILEAAANGPLAGYPVVDFRVELIDGQTHPVDSDELSFKLAGIKAFRQAMEKANPVLLEPIMNVEVVAPQEFAGDIIGDLNSRRGRILGMDARGKQQVIKAQVPLAEMLTYQSTLNSITGARASYTMELSHYDEVPPHIAQKLIAEARAEGRVKAEEE, from the coding sequence ATGAAAACCTACCTGGGGAAAGACATCAGAAATATCGCCGTTGTTGGTCACGGAGATGCGGGAAAGACATCGCTTGTCTCCGCCATGCTTTTCGTCGCGGGAGCCACTCCGCGCCTGGGACGGGTGGACGAGGGGACGACGGTCACCGATTACGACGAGGATGAGATCGAGCGCAAGATCACCATCCACACGGCCCTGGCCCATCTGGAGTGGAAGGGGACGAAGATTAATCTCCTGGACACGCCGGGCTACCAGGCATTCATTCACGATGCCCGCTCGGCCCTGTGCGTGGCTGATGCGGCTCTGGTCGTGGTGGATGCCGTCGAGGGGGTCCAGGTGCAGACGGAAAAGGCCTGGAGTTACGCCGAGGAGTTCGATGTCCCCCGGCTCATCGTCATTAACAAACTCGACCGCGAACGGGCCGATTTCGCGGCGGCTGTGGCCTCGTGCAGCAGCACCTTCGGTCGCGGCATTCTTCCGTTCCACCTGCCCATTGGTCAGGAGCGCGAGTTCAGCGGGCTGGTTGACGTCATCACCCGGCGCGCCTACCGTTTTGCCGCCGATGGCAGCGGCACGGCGACTGAAATCCCAGTGCCCGAAAACTTGAAGGAGGACGTCGAGAAAGCACGCGAGGCCATCGTCGAGATGGTGGCGGAAAGCTCCGACGAGCTGATGGAGAAGTTCTTCGCCGAAGGAACTCTGAGCGATGAGGAATTGATCGCCGGAATCAAGACCGCCGTGCGAGAGAAACAATTGGTCCCGGTTTTCGCGGCGTCGGCTCTCTCCGTTTATGGCATTCCGCCGCTGCTGGATGCCCTCGTGGAATTCGCTCCCGCTCCGGTTGACAGGCGCATCGTTCGAGGACGCGAAGGGGTGGGACCCGATGCTCCGGTGGTGGAACGGTTGATCACCGATGATGCTCCCTATGCTGCCTTTGTCTTCAAGACCATTGCTGATCCCTTCGCCGGACGCATCACGTTGTTCAAAGTCTATTCCGGCATCATCAAATCCGATATGACGGCCTTCAATGTGACGCGGGGAGTTCAAGAACGGCTCGGGCCGGTTCACGTGGTTCAGGGCAAGCAGCTGGAAAAAGTGCCGGAGCTTCACGCGGGAGACATCGGTGCCGTGACCAAACTCCGGGACACGCACACGGGCGATACTCTGACCGATAAAGCTCACCAGATCGTTTTCGAGCCGGTGACGTTTCCTCGACCGGCCATCGCGTTTGCCATCGAACCCAAGTCGCGGGCCGACGAAGATAAGCTCTCGGCCGCTCTGCACAAGATGCTCGAAGAGGACCTGGCGCTCACCTTCGAGCGTGATCCTCAGACGAAGGATTTCTTGCTGTCGGGGACTGGCCAGCTTCACATTGAGACGACGGTGGCCCGGCTCAAGAAACGCTACGGCGTGGACGTGACGCTGAAACTGCCGAAGGTTCCCTATCGGGAGACGTTCAAAAATCGCGTCGAAGCGCGAGGCCGACACAAGAAGCAGACCGGCGGACGCGGTCAATTCGGCGATTGCACCTGCATCTTTGAGCCGCTGCCCCGTGGAGGCGGCTTTGAGTTCGTGGACAAAATCTTCGGCGGCGTCATCCCCCAGCAATTCCGGCCCGCCGTCGAAAAAGGCATTCTCGAAGCGGCAGCCAACGGTCCACTGGCCGGCTACCCCGTGGTGGATTTCCGCGTCGAATTGATTGATGGCCAAACCCATCCGGTTGACTCCGACGAACTCTCGTTCAAGCTGGCGGGGATCAAAGCCTTCCGTCAGGCGATGGAGAAAGCCAATCCCGTCCTTCTCGAACCCATCATGAACGTGGAGGTGGTGGCGCCGCAGGAATTCGCCGGGGACATCATCGGTGACCTGAATTCCCGGCGGGGGCGCATTCTCGGCATGGATGCGCGCGGCAAACAACAGGTCATCAAGGCTCAGGTGCCGCTGGCCGAAATGCTCACCTATCAATCCACGCTCAACTCCATCACCGGCGCACGGGCCAGTTACACGATGGAACTTTCTCACTACGATGAGGTGCCCCCGCACATCGCGCAAAAATTGATCGCGGAGGCGCGCGCCGAAGGCCGGGTCAAAGCCGAAGAAGAATAA
- the rdgB gene encoding RdgB/HAM1 family non-canonical purine NTP pyrophosphatase, whose protein sequence is MGNSVPSSLLIATRNRGKLAEIIELLEGVPLTIIGLEAFPPYPEVSESGRTFEENALIKARYYHDRTGLLTVADDSGLMVDALGGEPGIHSARYGPSDAERIARLLDALRDVPPERRTARFVCVVALVGQGIEKTFRGEVVGRIRTVPAGSGGFGYDPVFEYPPLGKTFAELSRAEKSAVSHRGRAFRLLREFLLGFIAETSR, encoded by the coding sequence ATGGGAAACTCGGTTCCGTCCTCCTTACTCATCGCTACCCGCAACCGGGGAAAGCTGGCTGAAATCATCGAGCTGTTGGAGGGAGTTCCGCTGACGATCATCGGTTTGGAGGCGTTCCCCCCGTACCCCGAAGTCAGCGAATCGGGGCGGACTTTTGAAGAAAATGCCCTGATCAAAGCCCGCTACTACCATGACCGAACGGGATTGCTGACGGTGGCCGACGATTCGGGTCTGATGGTGGATGCCCTGGGAGGAGAACCGGGCATTCATTCCGCTCGCTATGGGCCGAGCGATGCCGAGCGAATTGCTCGACTCCTGGACGCCTTACGAGACGTTCCGCCGGAGAGACGCACGGCCCGTTTTGTCTGCGTCGTCGCTCTGGTGGGGCAGGGGATCGAGAAGACGTTTCGGGGCGAAGTGGTCGGTCGCATCCGAACGGTCCCGGCGGGAAGCGGAGGCTTTGGCTACGATCCCGTGTTTGAGTATCCTCCGCTTGGCAAGACCTTCGCCGAACTCAGCCGGGCGGAGAAATCCGCCGTCAGCCATCGGGGACGCGCCTTCCGCCTCCTCCGCGAGTTTCTCCTCGGCTTCATTGCAGAGACATCTCGGTAG
- a CDS encoding ABC transporter permease, whose product MRRDVLCIRAFFYKNWIMAKRNIFSLLELAFWPTVGLLSIGLMTRYLGLDANTRAFVLIGILATATLHVCQLDVSYSLLYSVWSKSVKHEFIAPVRAHHLVLGSWMMGMVRATIVVVAVAVLGRSAFDFDFLAPGLGRAVLFTFGVFCNAALVGMIVCALVLLLGQRAEIAAWSLDYLVMVLCGMYYPVELLPAPAKMLGSMLPITYFLEYFRSFYGFSSAFAHPLATGYGLALLYFLGGLVLLDAAIHRARRSGVLMKLSE is encoded by the coding sequence ATGAGGCGAGATGTCTTATGCATCAGAGCCTTCTTCTACAAGAACTGGATCATGGCCAAGCGCAATATCTTCTCGTTGCTGGAGCTGGCGTTCTGGCCGACGGTCGGACTGCTCTCGATCGGCTTGATGACGCGCTATCTCGGATTGGACGCCAATACGCGAGCGTTCGTTTTGATCGGGATTTTGGCGACAGCGACGCTTCATGTCTGTCAGTTGGATGTCTCCTATAGTCTGCTTTACTCGGTGTGGAGCAAGAGCGTAAAGCATGAGTTCATTGCTCCGGTTCGGGCTCACCATCTGGTGCTCGGCTCCTGGATGATGGGCATGGTTCGGGCGACCATCGTCGTGGTGGCCGTGGCCGTGCTGGGGCGATCCGCATTTGATTTTGATTTTCTGGCTCCGGGGCTGGGTCGTGCGGTGCTGTTCACCTTTGGTGTTTTTTGCAATGCCGCCCTGGTGGGGATGATCGTTTGTGCGCTGGTCCTGTTGCTGGGCCAGCGCGCGGAGATCGCCGCCTGGTCGCTCGATTATTTGGTGATGGTTTTATGCGGGATGTACTACCCGGTGGAGCTTTTGCCCGCGCCGGCGAAGATGCTTGGGAGTATGCTCCCGATCACCTACTTCCTCGAATATTTTCGCTCTTTTTACGGTTTTTCCAGCGCCTTCGCGCATCCGCTGGCCACTGGCTATGGATTGGCGCTCCTCTATTTCCTGGGGGGATTGGTGCTTCTGGATGCCGCTATTCATCGGGCGCGTCGCAGCGGCGTTTTGATGAAGCTCTCGGAGTGA
- a CDS encoding nitrilase-related carbon-nitrogen hydrolase has product MKFTVALAQIKPVLGDLRRNLEIHREYIARAVERGSDLIVFPELSLTGYYLEDLVPDVALDPRRSDIFATLAEQSEIHDIDIVVGFVEVADDFRFFNAAAYLSHGELRHIHRKVYLPTYGMFDEGRYLAPGEMLRAFDTRWGRMGMLICEDMWHPSTTYVLAQDGAQVILCLSAGPGRGVRQQEKLGSRLAWETITRAASQAYMIYTLYVNRVGFEDGAFFSGGSEVVDPFGRPVVRASEPDETLLVAELDQQEIRRARTFYPLLRDERLDLTLRELKRIYAERHRLTGYDSSL; this is encoded by the coding sequence ATGAAATTCACCGTCGCTCTGGCGCAAATCAAGCCCGTCCTCGGCGACCTCAGGCGCAATCTGGAGATTCACCGCGAGTACATCGCCCGTGCCGTCGAGCGGGGAAGTGATCTCATTGTCTTTCCTGAACTCTCGCTGACCGGGTACTACCTGGAGGATTTGGTCCCCGATGTGGCCCTCGATCCGCGCCGGTCGGACATCTTCGCCACGCTCGCCGAGCAGAGCGAAATCCATGACATTGACATCGTCGTCGGGTTCGTCGAGGTGGCCGACGATTTTCGCTTTTTCAATGCGGCCGCCTATCTCAGTCACGGCGAACTGCGACATATCCATCGCAAGGTCTACCTGCCGACGTACGGGATGTTCGACGAAGGGCGCTACCTGGCACCGGGAGAGATGCTGCGAGCCTTTGACACGCGCTGGGGACGTATGGGGATGCTTATCTGCGAGGATATGTGGCATCCCTCGACGACCTACGTGCTGGCTCAGGACGGAGCCCAGGTCATCCTCTGTCTCTCCGCCGGTCCGGGACGCGGCGTGCGCCAGCAGGAGAAATTGGGCAGCAGGCTGGCCTGGGAGACGATCACCCGGGCAGCCTCGCAAGCGTACATGATCTATACCCTCTACGTGAATCGGGTTGGATTTGAAGACGGAGCCTTTTTCTCCGGAGGCTCGGAAGTGGTTGATCCTTTCGGGCGCCCGGTCGTGCGGGCTTCGGAGCCGGATGAGACGCTGCTTGTGGCTGAACTCGATCAGCAGGAGATTCGTCGCGCCCGCACGTTTTATCCGTTGCTCCGGGATGAGCGTCTTGACCTCACGCTGCGCGAACTCAAGCGCATTTATGCTGAGCGGCACCGGTTGACCGGCTATGACAGCAGTCTCTAA
- a CDS encoding NAD+ synthase, with translation MTAVSKTSPSVSFATFNPALTADLLRRFIREEVTKVGFDRGVIGLSGGLDSSVVAFLTAQALGAENTYGVLLPYKTSDPSSVTDAQEVIRVLGIQAITVDITPMVDAYLDQVPDADRIRRGNVMARTRMIVLYDLSAALRALVIGTSNKTELLVGYGTLYGDMAAALWPLGDLYKTEVRLLAQHLGVPSRIIEKTPTADLWIGQSDEAELGLPYEILDGILVELVDKRLSLDAVIQRGYDEASVRRVMTMVQSSQFKRRMPLCPKISSRTITHDFRYKRDWGK, from the coding sequence ATGACAGCAGTCTCTAAAACATCACCGAGTGTTTCCTTCGCCACGTTCAATCCGGCCCTGACGGCGGACCTGTTGCGCCGCTTCATCCGCGAGGAAGTAACCAAAGTGGGTTTTGATCGAGGCGTGATCGGCCTCTCCGGCGGACTCGATTCTTCGGTCGTCGCTTTCCTCACGGCCCAGGCTCTGGGGGCTGAAAACACCTATGGCGTGCTCCTGCCTTATAAAACGAGCGATCCCTCCAGCGTGACGGACGCCCAGGAGGTTATTCGCGTCCTGGGGATTCAAGCGATCACCGTTGACATCACGCCGATGGTAGATGCCTACCTCGATCAGGTTCCCGATGCCGACCGTATTCGACGGGGCAATGTGATGGCTCGAACCCGCATGATCGTACTCTATGATTTATCGGCAGCCCTGCGGGCGCTGGTCATCGGGACGAGCAATAAGACCGAACTGCTCGTGGGCTATGGAACGCTCTACGGCGATATGGCAGCGGCGCTCTGGCCGCTCGGCGATCTGTACAAAACCGAAGTGAGGCTGCTGGCGCAGCACCTCGGCGTGCCGTCGCGCATCATCGAGAAGACGCCGACGGCTGACCTCTGGATCGGCCAATCCGATGAAGCCGAATTGGGCCTGCCCTATGAGATTCTGGACGGCATCCTCGTCGAACTGGTGGACAAACGCCTGTCGCTGGACGCGGTGATCCAGCGAGGATACGACGAAGCGTCCGTCCGGCGGGTGATGACGATGGTCCAGTCCTCTCAGTTCAAGCGGCGCATGCCGCTGTGCCCCAAGATTTCCTCCCGAACGATCACCCACGACTTTCGCTATAAACGCGATTGGGGGAAGTAG